In Ipomoea triloba cultivar NCNSP0323 chromosome 15, ASM357664v1, one genomic interval encodes:
- the LOC116007338 gene encoding protein ZINC INDUCED FACILITATOR-LIKE 1-like — translation MAEGNTEPLLKQSEQNGETNGGHLEDEYFCYDESCAGCRVELLKRADAGVPVKHVFFISMVTLCGSLPITSLFPFLYFMIRDFHIAEREEDISYYAGYLGSSFMLGRALTSVVWGIIADRYGRKPVVIIGTVTVVIFNALFGLSVNYWMAIITRFLLGALCGIIGTMRAYASEICRREYHALGISAVSTAWGIGLVIGPAVGGYFAQPAEKYPGTFSAESFFGKFPYFLPCLMISMFALVTTVMSFWLPETMHTHKKEHKKEHDVTQNSKQPEHGVPTSQKSLLKNWPFISSILVYCVFQLHDIAYLEIFSLWAVSPRKLGGLSYTTADVGQVLAITGIGLLLFQLFAYPLVENVLGPVMISRIGAALSIPLLSSYPCIALLSGLCLSVVLNCASMLKNVLSVSITTGLLILQNRAVSQEQRGAANGISMSAMSLFKTIGPAVGGSLLSWSQLRQDAKFMPGDQLVFFVLNVFELLGLFMTFKPFLQLPEDDISKSKQDGAAEDNYIQHRIALPELP, via the exons ATGGCGGAAGGGAACACAGAGCCGTTGTTGAAGCAGAGTGAGCAAAACGGAGAAACGAACGGAGGCCACCTGGAGGACGAGTACTTCTGCTACGACGAGAGTTGCGCCGGCTGCAGAGTCGAGCTGCTCAAACGCGCCGACGCCGGCGTTCCGGTAAAGCACGTCTTCTTCATTTCCATGGTCACACTGTGCGGAT CACTACCAATAACATCTCTCTTTCCTTTCCTATATTTTATG ATTAGGGACTTTCACATTGCTGAAAGGGAGGAAGATATTAGTTATTATGCTGGATATTTAG GCTCATCGTTTATGTTGGGGAGAGCTTTGACATCTGTTGTTTGGGGAATCATTGCTGATCGATATGGCAGAAAGCCTGTGGTCATCATTGGCACAGTAACAGT GGTTATATTCAATGCCCTTTTTGGCCTTAGTGTAAACTATTGGATGGCTATTATTACAAGATTTCTTCTAGGAGCTTTGTGTGGAATAATTGGTACAATGAGG GCATATGCTTCTGAAATTTGCCGTAGAGAATATCATGCTTTGGGCATATCTGCA GTTAGTACAGCATGGGGAATAGGCTTGGTGATTGGTCCGGCTGTTGGAGGTTATTTTGCCCAG CCTGCAGAAAAGTATCCCGGCACATTTTCTGCAGAGTCCTTTTTTGGGAA ATTCCCATACTTCCTGCCATGTCTTATGATATCCATGTTTGCACTGGTTACAACCGTCATGTCCTTTTGGCTTCCG GAAACAATGCACACTCATAAGAAAGAACACAAAAAAGAACATGATGTTACTCAGAATTCAAAGCAACCTGAACACGGGGTTCCGACTTCTCAGAAAAGCCTTCTGAAGAATTGGCCCTTCATAtcttctattcttgtctattgtgTTTTCCAACTTCATGATATAGCCTATTTGGAG ATTTTTTCTCTATGGGCTGTCAGTCCAAGGAAGCTTGGGGGATTGAGCTACACAACTGCAGATGTTGGTCAAGTTCTAGCCATTACAG GCATTGGACTTTTACTCTTTCAGCTTTTCGCTTACCCCTTGGTGGAAAATGTTCTTGGTCCTGTCATGATATCCCGCATTGGAGCA GCTCTTAGCATACCATTGCTGTCAAGTTATCCATGCATAGCTCTGCTATCTGGTCTCTGCCTCTCCGTGGTGCTTAATTGCGCGTCCATGTTAAAGAATGTGCTCTCT GTATCTATCACTACAGGACTATTAATCCTTCAGAACAGGGCAGTT AGCCAGGAGCAGAGGGGAGCTGCCAATGGCATTTCCATGTCTGCAATGTCTCTTTTTAAGACAATTGGCCCAGCAGTCGGGGGTTCATT ATTATCTTGGTCACAACTGCGTCAAGATGCAAAGTTTATGCCAG GCGATCAGCTGGTTTTCTTCGTCCTAAATGTGTTTGAGTTGTTGGGTCTGTTTATGACATTCAAGCCCTTTCTCCAACTCCCAGAGGATGAcatttctaagtcaaaacaaGATGGGGCTGCTGAAGATAACTACATACAACACAGAATTGCATTGCCTGAATTGCCATAG
- the LOC116007339 gene encoding protein ZINC INDUCED FACILITATOR-LIKE 1-like isoform X1 has product MAEGNRAPQSEQNGGHLDDEYFCYDESCAGCRVELLKRANTGVPVKHVFFISMVTLCAALPITSLFPFVYFMIRDFHIAEREEDISYYAGYLGSSFMLGRTLTSALWGIIADRYGRKPVVIIGTVTVVIFNALFGLSVNYWMAIITRFLLGALCGIIGTMRAYASEICRREYHALGISAVSTAWGIGLVIGPAVGGYFAQPAEKYPGIFSAESFFGKFPYFLPCLMISMFALVATVISFWLLETMHTHKKEHKEEHDVSHNAHEVLTSQKSLLKNWPLISSILVYCVFEIHDIAYLEIFSLWAVSPRKLGGLSYTTSDVGQVLAITGIGLLLFQLFAYPLVENVLGPVMISRIGAALSIPLLSSYPYIALLSGLCLSVVLNCVSMLKNVLSVSITTGLLILQNRAVSQEQRGAANGISMSAMSLFKAIGPAAGGSLLSWSQVRQDAKFMPGDQLVFFVLNVFVLLGLIMTFKPFLQLPENDISKSKQDEAAEENCLQTQNCIA; this is encoded by the exons ATGGCGGAAGGGAACAGAGCGCCGCAGAGTGAGCAAAACGGAGGCCACCTGGACGACGAGTACTTCTGCTACGACGAGAGTTGCGCCGGTTGCAGAGTCGAGCTGCTCAAACGCGCCAACACCGGCGTTCCGGTCAAGCACGTCTTCTTCATTTCCATGGTCACCCTGTGCGCCG CACTACCAATAACATCTCTTTTTCCTTTCGTATATTTTATG ATTAGGGACTTTCACATTGCTGAAAGGGAGGAAGATATTAGTTATTATGCTGGCTATTTAG GCTCATCATTCATGTTGGGGAGAACTTTGACATCTGCTCTTTGGGGAATCATTGCTGATCGATATGGCAGAAAGCCTGTGGTCATCATTGGCACAGTAACAGT GGTTATATTCAATGCCCTTTTTGGCCTTAGTGTAAACTATTGGATGGCTATTATTACAAGATTTCTTCTAGGAGCTTTGTGTGGAATAATTGGTACAATGAGG GCATATGCTTCTGAAATTTGCCGTAGAGAATATCATGCTTTGGGCATATCTGCA GTTAGTACAGCATGGGGAATAGGCTTGGTGATTGGTCCGGCTGTTGGAGGTTATTTTGCCCAG CCTGCAGAAAAGTATCCCGGCATATTTTCTGCAGAGTCCTTTTTTGGGAA ATTCCCATACTTCCTGCCGTGTCTTATGATATCCATGTTTGCATTGGTTGCAACCGTCATTTCCTTTTGGCTTCTG GAAACAATGCACACTCATAAGaaagaacacaaagaagaacaTGATGTTTCTCACAATGCACACGAGGTTCTGACTTCGCAGAAAAGCCTTCTGAAGAATTGGCCCTTAATCtcttctattcttgtctattgtgTTTTCGAAATTCATGATATAGCCTATTTGGAG attttttcTCTATGGGCTGTCAGTCCAAGGAAGCTTGGGGGGTTGAGCTACACAACTTCAGATGTTGGTCAAGTTCTAGCCATTACAG GCATTGGACTTCTACTCTttcagctttttgcttaccCCTTGGTGGAAAATGTTCTTGGTCCTGTCATGATATCCCGCATTGGAGCA GCTCTTAGCATACCATTGCTGTCAAGTTATCCATACATAGCTCTGCTATCTGGTCTCTGCCTCTCCGTGGTGCTTAATTGCGTGTCCATGCTAAAGAATGTGCTCTCT GTATCTATCACTACAGGACTATTAATCCTTCAGAACAGGGCAGTT AGCCAAGAGCAGAGAGGAGCTGCCAATGGCATTTCCATGTCTGCAATGTCTCTTTTTAAGGCAATTGGCCCAGCAGCTGGGGGTTCATT ATTATCTTGGTCACAAGTGCGTCAAGATGCAAAGTTTATGCCAG GTGATCAACTAGTTTTCTTCGTCCTAAATGTGTTTGTGTTGTTGGGTTTGATTATGACATTCAAGCCCTTTCTCCAACTCCCCGAGAATGAcatttctaagtcaaaacaaGATGAGGCTGCTGAAGAAAATTGCTTGCAAACACAGAATTGCATTGCCTGA
- the LOC116007339 gene encoding protein ZINC INDUCED FACILITATOR-LIKE 1-like isoform X2, protein MAEGNRAPQSEQNGGHLDDEYFCYDESCAGCRVELLKRANTGVPVKHVFFISMVTLCAALPITSLFPFVYFMIRDFHIAEREEDISYYAGYLGSSFMLGRTLTSALWGIIADRYGRKPVVIIGTVTVVIFNALFGLSVNYWMAIITRFLLGALCGIIGTMRAYASEICRREYHALGISAVSTAWGIGLVIGPAVGGYFAQPAEKYPGIFSAESFFGKFPYFLPCLMISMFALVATVISFWLLETMHTHKKEHKEEHDVSHNAHEIFSLWAVSPRKLGGLSYTTSDVGQVLAITGIGLLLFQLFAYPLVENVLGPVMISRIGAALSIPLLSSYPYIALLSGLCLSVVLNCVSMLKNVLSVSITTGLLILQNRAVSQEQRGAANGISMSAMSLFKAIGPAAGGSLLSWSQVRQDAKFMPGDQLVFFVLNVFVLLGLIMTFKPFLQLPENDISKSKQDEAAEENCLQTQNCIA, encoded by the exons ATGGCGGAAGGGAACAGAGCGCCGCAGAGTGAGCAAAACGGAGGCCACCTGGACGACGAGTACTTCTGCTACGACGAGAGTTGCGCCGGTTGCAGAGTCGAGCTGCTCAAACGCGCCAACACCGGCGTTCCGGTCAAGCACGTCTTCTTCATTTCCATGGTCACCCTGTGCGCCG CACTACCAATAACATCTCTTTTTCCTTTCGTATATTTTATG ATTAGGGACTTTCACATTGCTGAAAGGGAGGAAGATATTAGTTATTATGCTGGCTATTTAG GCTCATCATTCATGTTGGGGAGAACTTTGACATCTGCTCTTTGGGGAATCATTGCTGATCGATATGGCAGAAAGCCTGTGGTCATCATTGGCACAGTAACAGT GGTTATATTCAATGCCCTTTTTGGCCTTAGTGTAAACTATTGGATGGCTATTATTACAAGATTTCTTCTAGGAGCTTTGTGTGGAATAATTGGTACAATGAGG GCATATGCTTCTGAAATTTGCCGTAGAGAATATCATGCTTTGGGCATATCTGCA GTTAGTACAGCATGGGGAATAGGCTTGGTGATTGGTCCGGCTGTTGGAGGTTATTTTGCCCAG CCTGCAGAAAAGTATCCCGGCATATTTTCTGCAGAGTCCTTTTTTGGGAA ATTCCCATACTTCCTGCCGTGTCTTATGATATCCATGTTTGCATTGGTTGCAACCGTCATTTCCTTTTGGCTTCTG GAAACAATGCACACTCATAAGaaagaacacaaagaagaacaTGATGTTTCTCACAATGCACACGAG attttttcTCTATGGGCTGTCAGTCCAAGGAAGCTTGGGGGGTTGAGCTACACAACTTCAGATGTTGGTCAAGTTCTAGCCATTACAG GCATTGGACTTCTACTCTttcagctttttgcttaccCCTTGGTGGAAAATGTTCTTGGTCCTGTCATGATATCCCGCATTGGAGCA GCTCTTAGCATACCATTGCTGTCAAGTTATCCATACATAGCTCTGCTATCTGGTCTCTGCCTCTCCGTGGTGCTTAATTGCGTGTCCATGCTAAAGAATGTGCTCTCT GTATCTATCACTACAGGACTATTAATCCTTCAGAACAGGGCAGTT AGCCAAGAGCAGAGAGGAGCTGCCAATGGCATTTCCATGTCTGCAATGTCTCTTTTTAAGGCAATTGGCCCAGCAGCTGGGGGTTCATT ATTATCTTGGTCACAAGTGCGTCAAGATGCAAAGTTTATGCCAG GTGATCAACTAGTTTTCTTCGTCCTAAATGTGTTTGTGTTGTTGGGTTTGATTATGACATTCAAGCCCTTTCTCCAACTCCCCGAGAATGAcatttctaagtcaaaacaaGATGAGGCTGCTGAAGAAAATTGCTTGCAAACACAGAATTGCATTGCCTGA
- the LOC116007339 gene encoding protein ZINC INDUCED FACILITATOR 1-like isoform X3, which translates to MIRDFHIAEREEDISYYAGYLGSSFMLGRTLTSALWGIIADRYGRKPVVIIGTVTVVIFNALFGLSVNYWMAIITRFLLGALCGIIGTMRAYASEICRREYHALGISAVSTAWGIGLVIGPAVGGYFAQPAEKYPGIFSAESFFGKFPYFLPCLMISMFALVATVISFWLLETMHTHKKEHKEEHDVSHNAHEVLTSQKSLLKNWPLISSILVYCVFEIHDIAYLEIFSLWAVSPRKLGGLSYTTSDVGQVLAITGIGLLLFQLFAYPLVENVLGPVMISRIGAALSIPLLSSYPYIALLSGLCLSVVLNCVSMLKNVLSVSITTGLLILQNRAVSQEQRGAANGISMSAMSLFKAIGPAAGGSLLSWSQVRQDAKFMPGDQLVFFVLNVFVLLGLIMTFKPFLQLPENDISKSKQDEAAEENCLQTQNCIA; encoded by the exons ATG ATTAGGGACTTTCACATTGCTGAAAGGGAGGAAGATATTAGTTATTATGCTGGCTATTTAG GCTCATCATTCATGTTGGGGAGAACTTTGACATCTGCTCTTTGGGGAATCATTGCTGATCGATATGGCAGAAAGCCTGTGGTCATCATTGGCACAGTAACAGT GGTTATATTCAATGCCCTTTTTGGCCTTAGTGTAAACTATTGGATGGCTATTATTACAAGATTTCTTCTAGGAGCTTTGTGTGGAATAATTGGTACAATGAGG GCATATGCTTCTGAAATTTGCCGTAGAGAATATCATGCTTTGGGCATATCTGCA GTTAGTACAGCATGGGGAATAGGCTTGGTGATTGGTCCGGCTGTTGGAGGTTATTTTGCCCAG CCTGCAGAAAAGTATCCCGGCATATTTTCTGCAGAGTCCTTTTTTGGGAA ATTCCCATACTTCCTGCCGTGTCTTATGATATCCATGTTTGCATTGGTTGCAACCGTCATTTCCTTTTGGCTTCTG GAAACAATGCACACTCATAAGaaagaacacaaagaagaacaTGATGTTTCTCACAATGCACACGAGGTTCTGACTTCGCAGAAAAGCCTTCTGAAGAATTGGCCCTTAATCtcttctattcttgtctattgtgTTTTCGAAATTCATGATATAGCCTATTTGGAG attttttcTCTATGGGCTGTCAGTCCAAGGAAGCTTGGGGGGTTGAGCTACACAACTTCAGATGTTGGTCAAGTTCTAGCCATTACAG GCATTGGACTTCTACTCTttcagctttttgcttaccCCTTGGTGGAAAATGTTCTTGGTCCTGTCATGATATCCCGCATTGGAGCA GCTCTTAGCATACCATTGCTGTCAAGTTATCCATACATAGCTCTGCTATCTGGTCTCTGCCTCTCCGTGGTGCTTAATTGCGTGTCCATGCTAAAGAATGTGCTCTCT GTATCTATCACTACAGGACTATTAATCCTTCAGAACAGGGCAGTT AGCCAAGAGCAGAGAGGAGCTGCCAATGGCATTTCCATGTCTGCAATGTCTCTTTTTAAGGCAATTGGCCCAGCAGCTGGGGGTTCATT ATTATCTTGGTCACAAGTGCGTCAAGATGCAAAGTTTATGCCAG GTGATCAACTAGTTTTCTTCGTCCTAAATGTGTTTGTGTTGTTGGGTTTGATTATGACATTCAAGCCCTTTCTCCAACTCCCCGAGAATGAcatttctaagtcaaaacaaGATGAGGCTGCTGAAGAAAATTGCTTGCAAACACAGAATTGCATTGCCTGA
- the LOC116007339 gene encoding protein ZINC INDUCED FACILITATOR 1-like isoform X4, producing the protein MLGRTLTSALWGIIADRYGRKPVVIIGTVTVVIFNALFGLSVNYWMAIITRFLLGALCGIIGTMRAYASEICRREYHALGISAVSTAWGIGLVIGPAVGGYFAQPAEKYPGIFSAESFFGKFPYFLPCLMISMFALVATVISFWLLETMHTHKKEHKEEHDVSHNAHEVLTSQKSLLKNWPLISSILVYCVFEIHDIAYLEIFSLWAVSPRKLGGLSYTTSDVGQVLAITGIGLLLFQLFAYPLVENVLGPVMISRIGAALSIPLLSSYPYIALLSGLCLSVVLNCVSMLKNVLSVSITTGLLILQNRAVSQEQRGAANGISMSAMSLFKAIGPAAGGSLLSWSQVRQDAKFMPGDQLVFFVLNVFVLLGLIMTFKPFLQLPENDISKSKQDEAAEENCLQTQNCIA; encoded by the exons ATGTTGGGGAGAACTTTGACATCTGCTCTTTGGGGAATCATTGCTGATCGATATGGCAGAAAGCCTGTGGTCATCATTGGCACAGTAACAGT GGTTATATTCAATGCCCTTTTTGGCCTTAGTGTAAACTATTGGATGGCTATTATTACAAGATTTCTTCTAGGAGCTTTGTGTGGAATAATTGGTACAATGAGG GCATATGCTTCTGAAATTTGCCGTAGAGAATATCATGCTTTGGGCATATCTGCA GTTAGTACAGCATGGGGAATAGGCTTGGTGATTGGTCCGGCTGTTGGAGGTTATTTTGCCCAG CCTGCAGAAAAGTATCCCGGCATATTTTCTGCAGAGTCCTTTTTTGGGAA ATTCCCATACTTCCTGCCGTGTCTTATGATATCCATGTTTGCATTGGTTGCAACCGTCATTTCCTTTTGGCTTCTG GAAACAATGCACACTCATAAGaaagaacacaaagaagaacaTGATGTTTCTCACAATGCACACGAGGTTCTGACTTCGCAGAAAAGCCTTCTGAAGAATTGGCCCTTAATCtcttctattcttgtctattgtgTTTTCGAAATTCATGATATAGCCTATTTGGAG attttttcTCTATGGGCTGTCAGTCCAAGGAAGCTTGGGGGGTTGAGCTACACAACTTCAGATGTTGGTCAAGTTCTAGCCATTACAG GCATTGGACTTCTACTCTttcagctttttgcttaccCCTTGGTGGAAAATGTTCTTGGTCCTGTCATGATATCCCGCATTGGAGCA GCTCTTAGCATACCATTGCTGTCAAGTTATCCATACATAGCTCTGCTATCTGGTCTCTGCCTCTCCGTGGTGCTTAATTGCGTGTCCATGCTAAAGAATGTGCTCTCT GTATCTATCACTACAGGACTATTAATCCTTCAGAACAGGGCAGTT AGCCAAGAGCAGAGAGGAGCTGCCAATGGCATTTCCATGTCTGCAATGTCTCTTTTTAAGGCAATTGGCCCAGCAGCTGGGGGTTCATT ATTATCTTGGTCACAAGTGCGTCAAGATGCAAAGTTTATGCCAG GTGATCAACTAGTTTTCTTCGTCCTAAATGTGTTTGTGTTGTTGGGTTTGATTATGACATTCAAGCCCTTTCTCCAACTCCCCGAGAATGAcatttctaagtcaaaacaaGATGAGGCTGCTGAAGAAAATTGCTTGCAAACACAGAATTGCATTGCCTGA
- the LOC116007315 gene encoding uncharacterized protein LOC116007315, whose protein sequence is MANPRRTTLFPASATHHQLPVSTAGSGGDQSPATLVSSLKSFLKKPHAIPFLLSFFLLLTWVTLRFQRPSEHFPSMGLGSGIGIMGRRHWSSDEDNSANLVRFPASSPLIAKDKRGWLLNPISLALHSPISGGTTSCASIHVGEIKPGGVRGNHRHHTCNETFVIWGAHTLFRLENNAIQKGYAEVKVGADEIAVAVSPSGTAHALVNIDTSQSTFFMGCQDSVVNYTDSKTDFSVWKDL, encoded by the exons ATGGCCAACCCTAGGAGGACAACGTTATTTCCGGCATCCGCCACCCACCACCAATTGCCGGTTTCGACCGCCGGCAGCGGCGGCGACCAATCTCCGGCGACGCTAGTGAGCTCTCTGAAGTCGTTCCTGAAGAAGCCCCATGCTATCCCATTCCTACTCTCTTTCTTCCTTCTCCTGACGTGGGTCACGCTCAGATTTCAACGCCCCTCGGAGCATTTTCCGAGCATGGGATTAGGATCCGGGATAGGGATTATGGGACGCCGCCATTGGTCTTCCGACGAAGACAATTCCGCTAACCTTGTTCGATTCCCTGCTTCTTCTCCACTTATCGCCAAGGATAAGCGCGGATGGCTGCTTAACCCCATTTCGCTTGCCCTCCATTCTCCTATTTCAG GTGGAACAACGAGCTGTGCATCAATTCATGTGGGTGAGATCAAACCTGGTGGTGTTAGGGGGAACCATAGGCATCATACATGCAATGAGACATTTGTGATTTGGGGAGCTCATACACTTTTCCGG CTAGAAAATAATGCAATTCAAAAAGGCTATGCCGAAGTGAAGGTTGGTGCAGATGAGATTGCTGTTGCAGTTAGCCCCAGCGGAACAGCTCATGCCCTAGTTAACATAGATACTTCCCAAAGTACATTCTTCATGGGGTGCCAAGATAGTGTTGTTAACTATACTGACTCTAAAACTGATTTTAGTGTATGGAAAGATCTTTAG
- the LOC116007316 gene encoding 14 kDa zinc-binding protein: MAFEGNSSSSSRLQVLTSHLSPHTPMASAVPSDSPTIFDKIINKEIPANIVYEDDKVLAFRDISPQAPTHILLIPKVKDGLTGLSKAEERHCEILGRLLYTAKLVAKQEGLDENGFRLVINDGKDGGQTVFHIHLHLLGGRELNWPPG, from the exons ATGGCATTCGAGGGTAATAGTAGTAGCAGCAGCCGACTTCAAGTACTGACCAGCCATCTCTCTCCTCACACTCCCATGGCTTCTGCCGTTCCCTCCGATTCTCCCACCAT ATTTGACAAGATTATAAACAAGGAAATTCCAGCCAACATTGTTTACGAGGATGACAAG GTTTTGGCTTTCAGGGATATAAGTCCCCAAGCTCCTACACACATTCTTCTTATTCCAAAGGTGAAGGATGGCTTAACTGGGCTCTCCAAG GCTGAGGAGAGACATTGTGAGATTCTTGGTCGCCTTCTTTATACTGCAAAGCTTGTAGCCAAACAAGAAGGTCTCGATGAAAATGGGTTCAGGCTTGTTATCAACGATGGAAAAGATGGAG GTCAAACTGTTTTCCATATTCACCTTCATCTCCTTGGAGGACGTGAATTGAACTGGCCACCTGGCTAA